The following is a genomic window from Sinorhizobium fredii NGR234.
TTGCCGGGCTCGCCGACGGCCATGGCCTCGCCGTGGCCGCCTGCGTGGTTGCCGCCTGCGAGTGCCGGCGTGGCGAGCGCGGCGACGAGAAGTCCGAAGATTGCAGCTTTCATCGTGTGTTCCTTTGGTTGGTTGAACATCGGCATGCGGGATCAGCCGTGATTTCCATGTTTCGGCGTGATCTGGGTCTTGGCGTCTTTGGCCTTGGTTGCGTCGGGGAGCTCGCCCGTCCACTCCCAGGCCTGGGTTCCGGGTGGGTTTTCGTACCAGCCGGGATCGGCGTAATCGCCGGCCGAGATGCCTTCGCGAACCTTGACGACCGAGAACATGCCGCCCATTTCGATCGGGCCGTGCGGTCCCCAGCCGGTCATCATCGGCACGGTGTTCTCTGGGATTTCCATTTCCATTTCGCCCATGTCGGCCATGCCTTTGGTCCCCATCGGCATGTATTCCGGGCGAAGCTTTTTGATCTTCTCGGCGACCGTCTTCTTGTCGACGCCGATGAAGGTCGGGATGTCGTGTCCCATGGCGTTCATCGTGTGGTGCGACTTGTGGCAGTGGATCGCCCAGTCGCCGACGTACTTGGCGTCGAACTCGTAGGCCCGCATCGCCCCGACCGGGATGTCGATGCTGACCTCTGGCCAGCGGGCCTCCGGCCGGACCCAACCGCCATCGGTGCAGGTGACCTCGAAGTCATAGCCATGCATGTGGATCGGATGGTTGGTCATGGTCAGGTTGCCGACCCGGACGCGCACCCGGTCGTTCTTCGAAACCACCAGCGGGCTGATGTCGGGAAACACGCGGCTGTTCCAGCACCACATGTTGAAGTCGGTCATCTCCATGATCTTCGGGACGTAGGAGCCGGGATCGATGTCGTAGGCGTTGAGCAGGAAGACGAAGTCCCGGTCGACCGGCATGAACTTCGGGTCCTTGGGATGGATGATGAACATTCCCATCATCCCCATCGCCATCTGCACCATCTCGTCGGAGTGCGGGTGGTACATGAAGGTGCCCGACTTCACGAGGTCGAACTCGTAGACGAAGGTCTTGCCGACCGGGATGTGCGGCTGCGTCAGGCCGCCGACGCCGTCCATGCCGGACGGCAGGATCATGCCGTGCCAGTGGATGGTCGTGTGCTCGGGCAGCTTGTTGGTGACGAAGATGCGCACCCGGTCGCCCTCGACGGCCTCGATCGTCGGTCCCGGCGACTGGCCGTTGTAGCCCCAGAGATAGGCGGTCATGCCTTCCGCCATCTCGCGCTCGACCGGCTCGGCGACGAGGTGGAATTCCTTGACGCCGTTGTTCATCCGGTGGGGCAGCGTCCAGCCGTTGAGCGTGACGACGGGGTTATAGTCCGGGCCATAGGTCGGCTTGAGCGGCGGCTGCGTCTCCGCAGTCTCCATCACCGCAGCCTCGGGCAGTCCCGTGTTGGAGGTCTTCGCCCAGGCGGCCGAGGACACAAGCGCCGCTCCTGCTCCCAGTATCTGTCTTCTGTTGAACATCTTGCGTTTCCTTTCTCAGTGGCCGCCGCCGCTTTCGGCGGCCGCCGCGACTTCCGTTTCGCCGGAGGCCGCTCCCGCGCCACCGCCGTAGATCGCCGGGGCGAGGTTCGCTTCGGCGAGCCAGAAGTCGCGCTTGGCGTTGACCGCGAGCAGGATAGAATTGACCTTGTCGCGGCTGTCGGCGAGCAGTTCGAAGGTGTTGGTGATCATCGCGTTGTAGGTGAGGAGCGACTCTTCCTCGATCTTGGTGCGCAGCGGCACGACGCTGTTCCGGTAATGCCGGGCGATGTCGTAGTTGGCGCGATAAGCCTGGTATGCCGAGCGTGCTTCCGACCGCACATTGACGGCCTTTTCGGCAAGCAGGTTGGCCGACCGCATGTAGGCGAGCTCGGCCTTGCGCATGCGCGCCTTGCCGCTGTCGAAGATCGGGATGACGAATTCGAGTTCGGCAATCCCGGTCGTCTCGGTCTCGACGTCACCATCCTCCTTCTCCCGCTCGGTCTCGAAGCCCGTGAGGAGTTCGAGGTCGGTGACGTAACGGGTTGCCTCGGTCAGATTGTAGGACTTCGCCGTCGCTTCGAGGTCGAGCTTGGCAACCTGGAGGTCGACACGGCGCTGCAGCGCTTCCGCCTCGATCAGGTCACGCTTCATTATTCCCGTAGGCAACTGCGGCAGACGGTTCGGAACCTGATAGTTAATGCCCGAACCCCAGAGCCCCATCAGCCGCGTCAGTTCTTCCTTGGCGAGCCTCGCCTCCAGCCGCGCCTTTGCCGTCTGTCCCGCCAGCTCGGCGTAGAAGACATGCTCGCGGGCCTGCGAGCCCTTGGTCATCGCCCCGGACTCGCCAAGTTTCTGGGCGAGTTCGGAGGCCGCGTCGGCGGCAGCCTGCGCCTGGTTGAGCTGGCCGACCGTTTCCCACGCCGCAACGGCGTTGATCCAGGCGCGGCGCGTGTCGGCTGCGAGCTGAAGTGTCCGCAGCGCCGCGTTCAACTGTGCCTGGCGGAACCGGGTGTCGGCGATGGCGACGTTCCGCTCACGGGTGGCGAGCGCGAGGATGTTGGAGGCAATTACTCCCTCTACCGACCTGAATGCCTCGATTCCTGGCGCTCCAATGCCGTTGAAGCCGATGGCGACGGTGGGATTGACCAGCATTGTCGACTGCCAGGCTTCGGCGGACGAATCCCCAAGGTCGGCGTAGGCGGCCTGGAGTCCCTTGTTGTTCAACAGCGCGACCTGCACCGCCGTCTCCACGTCGAGGGTCTTCTTTGCCATCAGCGTCTTCACGCGGTCGGAGACGATACGGGCCTGCTGCTGGTTCTGGACCCAGACTGTCTGTTTTCCGATCGCACCAGCGGTCTTCGCTTCGACTGAGGAAAACCCGGCGTTCTTCGCTGCGTAGTCGGTGGCCGAGACGCACCCGCCGAGGATGAGTGGAACTGCGACCGTCGCCGCCAGCTTCATCCTACTCCTGATCATGACGCATCTCCTTCCGGAGCCTGCGCATCGTTCTGGTTGCGCCACGGCTTGGGGTCGACCGGGGCGCGGTGGGTGTAGCCCGAAACTGGGCTGCTATAGCGAAGGGGGCGAACTTCGGCCTGGGAGGCGGCCAGATCGCCCGAAGCAATGACATCGGGAGGCAATGTAGCTGCGCATCCGCTCGCGAGAAGCGGCAGGGCGGCCACCAGAAATATGGGTTTCATGGCGTTGTCCGAATAGGAGATGGCGTCGGCGCTCCGAGCAGATCACGCTCGCAAACGCTCGGGTTCGACCCGCAAAAACGGGTGCGTCCTATTCAGATATTCGGGGGGCGGTGGAGCGCCGGGAGTTCGCCGATGATATGTGCGTCGTCGATGAATTCGCGGATTGAGGCCACACGCGGGCCGCTGACGGGCATGCTGCCGGTCACGATGGCCATGCTGACACAGAAGCTGTTGCAGCAGTCCTGTTTGGCGGCTTTCTTGGCAGCATCGTCCGGTGAGGATGCGTGATCACCGTGCGAATGGTGGCCGCTGTCCACCTGGTGATGATCATCCACCTGAACCTGGTGATCATGGGATTGCAGGAGTTCCGCCCCGGACCATGATCCGTGCATGGCGGCGGTGGCGGTCGGCAAGGAGTATCCCGCCAGTGACATGACGATCACCAGGCGAAGCAGAACCAGCATCTTCTGCAATGTGATTCGATACATCTTGCTCATGTCCGAGGACTACCAGCAGCCCCGTAGTTGTCAATTGTCAGCTCGTATAACACGCGATTCGCGATCATTATGTGGCAGCACAGCGGGTTATTCCGAAGTCCTATGAAGGCTTAATGTTTCCAACGATGGTAAGGTCAAGCAGGAAATGGCCGGACGTGCAACGAAGCAGCTGCAGCGCCCGTTCTTCTCGTTCCTGAACCCGCGCGAGGTTGGATGACCGGACTAACCGCGTATCTCGGATTGTTCCTCGTCGCGTTTGGCGCGGCCACTGTGCTGCCTTTCCAGTCCGAACCCTTGCTTGTCGGCTTGCTTGCGTCAGGAAAATTCTCGACGACTTGGCTCCTCGTCGTCGCAAGCATCGGCAACGTTCTGGGAGCAGTGTTCAACTGCGTGCTCGGGCGTTTCATCGATCGGTTTCACGATCGGTCCTGGTTCCCGGTGAAGGCGTCGTCATTGGACAAGGCCGCTGGATGGTACCGGCGCTATGGTCGGTGGTCGCTGCTGCTCTCGTGGATGCCAGTCTTCGGAGACGCACTGACTGTACTTGCCGGAGTCTTGCGGGAGCCTTGGTGGTCCTTCCTGCTGCTGGTCACAGTCGGAAAGACGGTGCGATACCTTGTCCTCGCCGCCGCAACGCTCGGGACGCGGGCGGCGATCGGAATCTGAGGTTTGGAAGGGCTGGCCCGCACGCGCGGAGCGAGGGCCCACTCGCAGAGCAACTGCACAACACTCATTTTCAGCCGGAGCTGTCCAATCTTACTCGGATCGAGTCCATCTGCTCGATTTCCCTGCGCTGCCCCTCAGAGATTCGATTACAAAGATCGACCAGCTCTGCATCCGTGATACGCGCTTCGCGACACATCAGAATTGCTCCGGAGTGGTGCGGGATCATCGACGCGATGAACTGATGATCATCGATAAGGGCCTGCGTGCGTGTGCCCGCAAACGCTGCAACAAAGAGGGCGGCCAGACCGAGGTAAAGGGCTACGTTCAGTCCCTTCTTCTTGTACATCCCACCCATGGTCGCCAGCATGATGATCCCCATCGGAGCAACCATCGTCAGCGCCATGTAGAGCATGTTGAGATTGTTACGGAAATCGCGCCAGCCGTCGATCATGGAGAACATCACGAAGTACATGACCACGAGGCTGACCACCATGTTGACGGCGAACATCAGGTAGTGGCGTCGTGACGTACTTTCGTGTTGGTTCGAGTGTTCGGGCTCTTTCATGGCGATCCTCCGCTCATTGGCCGTCGTCGACGGCTACAGCGCGTGAGATGAGCTTTGCGCAGCCTTAGGAACCGCCGGTTGGGTCGTTCGTTCCATCAAAAGCGGCATTGGGACGCGACTATGCAACCCAATTCAGCTCGAAGAACCACTGTCCTGAGACTTGGCGGGACCGCTTTAGGCTATGACACCTTTGCCGACGGGGCTATCGAAGTCCTCTGCCGTTCCAAGGGGAAGACCTCTTTCCGTGGCAGCGTCTACGATTGCGGTCGCAAGGGGATGCTCGCTGGCCCGTTCCAGCGTTGCCGCCAGTCGGAGCAGCTCGTTCTCGGTCAGTCCGTCTGTCGCGGCAATCGACGTCACCCTGGGCCTGCCTTCGGTCAGCGTCCCGGTCTTGTCGACGACGAGCGTGTCGACCTTCTCGAAGCGTTCCAGCGCCTCGGCGTTCTTGATGAGCACCCCAAGGCGTGCACCCCGTCCGACGCCAACCATGATCGACATCGGCGTGGCGAGACCAAGAGCGCAGGGGCAGGCGATGATCAGTACGGCGACCGCCGCAACAAGGCCGTGGGTGAAACGGGGTTCCGGTCCCAGCCACATCCAGACGACGAAGGCTATCACGGCAATCGCGATGACCGCCGGAACAAACCATCCTGACACCTCATCGGCCAGGCGCTGGATCGGAGCACGCGAGCGCTGGGCTTCCGCCACCATCTGCACGATCCGCGACAGCATGGTATCGCGGCCGACCTTGCCCGCCTCCATGACGAAGCCGCCCGTCTGGTTCATCGTTCCGCCGATGAGGTTCGCGCCGACCTCCTTGGTGACGGGCATCGACTCTCCGGTAATCATCGATTCATCGACCGAGCTGCGGCCTTCAATGAGGGTACCGTCGACAGGAATCTTCTCGCCTGGCCGAACGCGCAGGCGGTTGCCGACGATAACTGCTTCGAGCGGCACATCTTCGTCGGTGCCATCGCTGCGGATGCGCCGGGCGGTCTTCGGGGCAAGGTCGAGGAGGGCGCGTATTGCGCCGCCCGTTTGCTCGCGGGCCCGCAGCTCCAGAACCTGTCCGAGCAGAACAAGCACGGTGATGACGGCGGCCGCCTCGAAATAGATCGCGACCGCTCCGTCGGCGGATCGGAACGTGGCCGGAAAGAGACCAGGGAAGACAGTGGCGGCAACGCTGTAGACCCAGGCGACGCCGGTACCCATGGCAATCAGGGTGAACATGTTCAGATGCCTGGTGACGATTGAGCGCCATGCTCGTTCGAAGAACGGAGCGCCCGCCCACAGGACCACAGGCGTCGCGAAGACAAGCTGCAGCCAGTTCGAAGTCTGCGCACCGAGCAGCATGTGCAGGTTGGTCAGGTGGCCGCCCATTTCCAGGGCGAGAACCGGAATGGTCAGTACCAGCCCAATCCAGAACCTGCGCTGCATGTCGATCAATTCTGGGCTGGGACCCGTTTCGGCGGTCACCACTTCCGGCTCCAGCGCCATGCCGCAGATCGGGCAGTTTCCAGGGCCGATCTGCCTCACCTGCGGATGCATGGGGCAAGTGTAGATCACCCCTTCGGTCCGATCGGCAGCGGCTCGCTTTTCGGCTGGCGCTGCGACTACGGCATGGTGCTCATGATGATGGTGATGATGACCTTTATGGTCTTTCTGATCGTCCATTGGATTACTCCGTGATGGTCCGTCTCTTATTGGAAGGCCCAGCGCTCAATCGGCGCTAAGCCCGGCCGCACTAAGCTGTCGGCTCAGCTACCTTTCTCGTAGGCGACGAAGGACATCATCCCGGCCGCCATATGGTAGAGATGATGGCAGTGGAGCGGCCAGCGGCCGGGATTGCCCGCGTCGAAAGCGATGACAACGCTGCCCATCGGCGGCACCAGGACCGTATCGCGTACCGCTCCCTGAAGCGCCCTGCCGTTGATGCCGACCACCTGGAAGTGATGACCGTGCAGATGCATCGGATGAGCCATCATCGACATATTCTGCATGGCACCTCGACCCTGTCGCCGCGCTTCACGTTGAGCCTTTCGCCGCCGTCGATCTTCCAGGTGTAGCCCGCCATGTCGCCCTTCAACGTCAGCGCGACGTGGTTATCTGCGCGACGGGTCGGAAGCGGATCAATCGCTTTCAGCCCCTGTTCAAGATCAAGTCCGAGAACAGGCCCTTTCTCCGATCCGATGGGGGCGATCCTTCCGATGTCCGCCCCAGGCGAGGCGAGGATCACTCCAGTCCGTTCCATCGAGCCTTCGCGCAAAGCGAGGATCGGATAGGTTCCGCCGGTCCTGGGAAGCTCCAGCAGGATATCGAGGCGCTGGCCCATCGAAATCGGAAAGCGGCTTCCCGAAACCGGTTCGATAGGCTGTCCATCGACGGCGACAAGCTGGCCGCTCAGGGCTCCCGTATCCATGGTAAATGCGGTGGCCGTTGCGCCGTTGATGACGCGCAGACGGACGGGGCCGCCTTTCTCCGTCGCAACGACTTGCGGGTCGTCAAGGGTACGGTCATTGGCGAGATAGGCATCGTACTCGATGTCGTTGAGGTCCATGGCTGCCATTCCCGGCATCGCCATCCCGGTCATGTGTCCGCCATGCGCCCCGCCTGCCATGCCTTGCATCATGGCCTCATGGTCCATGGCCATGCCGCCCTTGGACCCGGAGCCTTTGAGTTCGGCGAGCAGTTCCTCTGCAGGCGTGAACGAGAAATCATGCAGGAGAATGACGACTTCCTGCTCATCCCGTTTCGTGTCTTCGGCGGTTCTGACGATCAATGGTGCTGCCAGCAGGTTTTGTTCCTGCAGCGTATGACCGTGCATCCAGTGCGTGCCCCCGGCACCTACCGGGAACGAGTAGCGCCGGGTCTCGTTCGCCGCCAAAAGCGCGGCTGGATTGTCCGGCACGCCATCCATTTCCCACGGAGGCGTCAGGCCGTGCCAGTGGATGAGCGTGGGTTCGCCGCTGTTGTTGGAAAGGGCGACGTCGAATTGCCCACCGGCGTCCAGTACGAGGCCCGTAGTGCCGTCTGGCTGAACGAGTCCGAAGACATTCGCGGCCTTTCCGTTGACCTCGATGACCCGCTTTACGATCGAAAGCGACCGCGTTCCGGTGCCCGCTGACGATATGGGATTGTCGGGGGTCGTCTGGGACCAGCCGGTCGCAGGCGATATTGCGGAGCCGGAAGCAATGATCGCAGCACCCGTCGCCAAGTGCGCCAAGAACTCACGACGTTTCATGTATTTGACCCTCTTTTTCGTATCGGCGACTGCCGACGAGATCGTCGCCATGCGGAATCGACTGGCGACCGACGAACCCTCCGACGTAAAGGCGAAGGACGTTCAGATGACGGAACGGGGAGGGCCAACGGCGGGCGGAGAATCGAGCCCGGCTATGGATTGATCCGGATCGGGGTATAGGTGACCGCCGGATGCCAGGTGCAGAACGGCGAGATCAGGAGCCGGAACGACGGCGCTGCACCAACCGCACGCGGCGACACAGCAGACCTTCTGGGGATGGAGGCCCTTGTCTCCCGTATGATCTGAATTTTGCTGCGTTTCGGAGTGTTCAAATTGCGCGACGTGGCCATCGCATATTGCCGCAGCGGCCGCGATCGTCGGCGCGGCGAGGAACATAATTGCGACCAAAACGGCCAGCAATTCTCTCGCGCATCTTCTAAAGGTCTGGCTTGCGACGATCATGTTCTCGTTCGACCCTTCATCTCGTATTCAAGCACAGTGCCGTACCGTTGCAAGCGCTGCGTTGACCTTGATCAAATACGACGCTCGCGCCTGGAGACCACCGTCTGTCGGGCGGATCGAGTTGGAGACAACTATGCGAGTGAATGTAAATGTGACGAGAATGGCTGCTCTTATGCTCTCGATCGCGGCTTTCGTCATGGTGATCTCGGATGCGACGGCGCAATCGGTCCCGCCGAATGTTGCCCGGAGACAGCACGACATGAAGGCGATGGCAGACGCGGCCAAGAGCATCAACGCCATGTTCAAGGGCACGTCGCCCTATGATTCAAAGCTATTCAAGGCGGCCGCCGAAACCATTCGGTCCCAATCGGGAACTGCCCTGTCGACGTTGTTCGAGGGGTCGGTGACGGCGGCCGGATCGAAAGCCAGCTCGAACATCGAGATCGAACGCCAGGAGTTCGACAAATTGGCCCTCGATCTCGGTGCCTACGCAGCCGCCTTGTCGGGAGCAGCAGATCGAAATCCGGATACGCTCGGCCCCGGAATGCGGATGCACTCGGGGGATGCAGTCATCGGCGGCGGCCCCCTCGCGAAAAGGGTCGATGCGACAAGAGACGCAACATCGATGGCCGCAGAACATGCCTTTCATCTGATGCTGCAAACCTGCACGTCCTGCCACGCCAAGTTTCGTGTCGAGAGCAAATAGAGGTCTCCCTTCGATCCGGCCTGGACATTTCAAAGTTTACGAAAAATTTAGGTTAATTTTGTCTAAACTCGCCTATTCCGATCTATAGAAAGAACGCTACAACTTTCCGTGACGCGTCCCTGGGCGTGTGCCAACCCCTTCAGACAGAGCCACGGATCGTCGAAATGAATATCATTGCCAATTCGAATTCTGCATATTTTCCGGCAGCGCGAAGTCTCTCAGAGCAAACCACAGAGAAGGTCCAGTCGAGGGCGGTTGGCCCCGATGTTTTGCGATCCTTGGCGATCCTTCTCGTCATGCTCGTGCATCTCCCGGTCGAGGCGACACCATCCTTGCTGGTCGGCGTCCGTACCTATGCGTGGCTGGGCGTCGATATTTTCTTTGTCCTGAGCGGTTTTCTGATCGGAACCCAACTCTTCAAGGAGGTTGCTCGGAGGGGAGGCGTTGACTTGAAATGCTTCTATCTCCGCCGCGCCTTTCGTATTTTCCCGGCGTTTTTCGTTGTTCTCGGCCTTTACGCAATTTTCCCCATTCTCCGGGACGCGCCGACTATGCAACCGTTCTGGAGCTTCGCGACCTTCACCGTGAATTTCGACTTCGACCCGCGCGTAGGCAGAGCTTTTTCGCAGGCGTGGTCGCTTTGTGTCGAGGAGCATTTCTATCTGGTTCTGCCGCTAGTCGTTTTGCTTTTGAATCGGCAGATCAGCACGGGTTGGACGCTTCTCCTCGCAGGTTCGATAGTAATCGCAGGGATGATCCTTCGATACACGCTTTGGGAGAGCCAAGTCGGCGTGCTCGTTGATGCAGGCAAACTGAGAGATGCCTTCGCCGTATATCTGAGGGACGTATACTATCCGACATACACCCGCCTGGACGGTCTGATGTTCGGTGTGATCCTTGCGGCGGCGAGATTTTTCAAACCTGAACTTTGCAAGCGTTACGCACCTCCGCGTGTTGCTCTGCCCGTCGGCGTTGCTCTCGTCATAGCCGCACTTGCGCTGTTCTCAATTCGGGGTCCACTTGCGGGATCAAATCTCTTTCTCGTCTTTCAGGCTCAGCTCGGTGCGGTCGCCGGATTCCCGCTCATCTCGATCGGTATCGCTATTATTCTTGGCGCTATGCTCGACCTGGAGCAGGTTCTGCGACGGTGGCCGGTTCCGGGTGCCGCCCTCGTCGCCACCCTATCGTACAGCCTCTATCTCACTCACAAATCAGTTTTCCATGTCGACAGGCTCATCTTCGGGGAAGAGAACCTTCAGGGTGGTTTTGGCTTCGTGATTTATGTGGCGACCAGCTTTGCGGCAGCAGCGGTGCTCTGGTTTTGCGTAGAGAGAACCTTCCTCGATCTTCGAGATCACCTTCTCCCTTCCGACAAAGGACCGGGACTTGCAGAGCTTCGACCAGAACTCGAAGCTGCCTCACGGTGAGGAGTTGAAGCCTTCGCTCGCACCCCCTTCTACTGGCGCTGCAATTTCCGCCATCCGTATCGCGTCAGTCCGCGCGGCTTCAGCACTGACAGCGTCGTCGTCACGAGAAGCACGACGAGGCCGCCAGCGGCGTGCACCACGAGTGAGCGTCGCAGTCCGAGGAGATCGCCGCTGGAAAATGCTGTTTCGGCCGCCCTGGCTGCGACGTATGCAATCCCGTCCATCTGGAGCATCAGGACAGTCGCCGTGAAGATGGTCAGCAGGAGCTTGGTCAGGACCCAGTAGTGCCTGAACAGGCCCCACGTCGTACCCAGCGACTGGATCAGTCCTGTCGCCAATGACGCGAAAACCAGAGGGATGATAACGGTACGCGCGATCACTTCCATTGTGACATAGACGCTGCGGATCACCTGACCGTCCTCGCTGGAGAGCCCTGCGATGGCCAGAGCAAGGAAGGCAGCGACTGCGCCAAGCGAGCCTACCGAGGAAATGATATGCGCTATCAGCGCGATCTTGCGCAGCAGAGGTGCCATCGTCATTGGCGGTCACCCGCAGGAGGTGTCTGGTTCCCAGTATCTTCGGGCGAAAGGTGCCGACCTGGTCCATGTGGACCACCGATGCCGGACACCATCAGCATGGCGGCCAACATTATCAGCACTCCAAGGAGGATACCGGAGATTTTCACCCAACGTGGCGTTCCGGGATAAGGGGACTGATCTGCCATCTTCGCTCGCCTCGTGGCCATCCCTGCTTTGAAGTCTCGCTCGCTCTGCACTGATATCGCAATGCTGTATCTCACTAAAATTAGCTCCCAATCGTTGGCATTCGGCGTAGAGTCGTCTCGACAGGACGCGCGTTCGAAGCGGGGGCGTTCGGATGACCTTCAAACCGTCAGCAGCGTCGGTGTTCAGTTTTGCTGTAATATCGATCGGCCTGGTCGTACCGAGCGACGCTCATCAGGCCAGCACTGGTTGGACCTATCCTCCGGCCTGCTGCAGGGGCACGGACATCGGAGGCGACTGCGATGCGATCCCCAGTTCGGACGTCAGCAAGGGCCGCCGTGGGTTCTCGGTTATCCTCCGGCCCGGCGACCACCATCTCATCACCCGAAGGCACAATTTTTTCATTCCTTACGGAGACGAAATTCCCTCCGGCGACGGCAACTATCACATCTGCCTTCACCCGACCGAAGACAACGTGAACTGCTTCTTTGCGCCGCCAGACAACGTCTGACGCCCAGCGATATCCGGCGACAGGCTTCTGAACACCGGATCAACAACACGATCATTTCAGCGAGGCAACGCCGAACCGCGCACTGACGGCATCTATGCGGTCGATTTCGGCTCCGTTGGCGATTTCGTCTATGATCGGGCACGCCGGGCGGTCGTCGCCGTGGCAGTGGCTCGCGAGGTGCTTGAGCGTTTTCGTCATCTCCTGGATGGCGGCGATCTTTCGCTCCAGTTCGGCGACGTGTTCCAGGGCGACGGCCTTGACGTCCGAGCTGGCTCTGGCGCGGTCCCGCCATAGGGCAAGCAGTTCCTTGATCTGTTCCACCGAGAAACCGAGATCGCGGGCTCGGCGTACGAAGCGAAGGGTATGAATGTCGTTGTCGCCGTAAGTCCGATAGCTGGAAGCGGTCCGGAGAGCGGGTTTGATCAGCCCGATCTGCTCGTAGTAGCGGATCATTTTCGAGGAGACTCCGCTGGTCCTGGAGGCTTGGCCGATGTTCATGTCTTTCTCCTTCTTTGTCGTTTGGGCATCCGACCAGGGCCGGACGCCGATGCGCTCAGGCCGGGTTGACGGACTTCAGCCGCAGCGCGTTGCCGCTTGGCATCGGCTGCGAAACCGGAGAGATCGATCTTGCGCTTGACCAGCGCTCGGTCCGCACCGACGAGTACCTCCAGGCCGGAGACTACGCCGCGCACGCCGAAGCCAGGGGTGGCTTCGAAGTCCTTGGCGGGAACCAGCGCGACACCCTTCGACTTTGCTGCTGACACGATCGCTTCCGCGATCGGATGCTCGGAAAGGGCTTCAAGGCTTGCGACGAAGGACATAACCTCGTCCGCATTGAACCCATCGCTAACGATGATGTCCGTCAGTTCCGGGCGGCCCTTGGTGAGGGTCCCAGT
Proteins encoded in this region:
- a CDS encoding acyltransferase family protein, which codes for MNIIANSNSAYFPAARSLSEQTTEKVQSRAVGPDVLRSLAILLVMLVHLPVEATPSLLVGVRTYAWLGVDIFFVLSGFLIGTQLFKEVARRGGVDLKCFYLRRAFRIFPAFFVVLGLYAIFPILRDAPTMQPFWSFATFTVNFDFDPRVGRAFSQAWSLCVEEHFYLVLPLVVLLLNRQISTGWTLLLAGSIVIAGMILRYTLWESQVGVLVDAGKLRDAFAVYLRDVYYPTYTRLDGLMFGVILAAARFFKPELCKRYAPPRVALPVGVALVIAALALFSIRGPLAGSNLFLVFQAQLGAVAGFPLISIGIAIILGAMLDLEQVLRRWPVPGAALVATLSYSLYLTHKSVFHVDRLIFGEENLQGGFGFVIYVATSFAAAAVLWFCVERTFLDLRDHLLPSDKGPGLAELRPELEAASR
- a CDS encoding YqaA family protein, which encodes MTGLTAYLGLFLVAFGAATVLPFQSEPLLVGLLASGKFSTTWLLVVASIGNVLGAVFNCVLGRFIDRFHDRSWFPVKASSLDKAAGWYRRYGRWSLLLSWMPVFGDALTVLAGVLREPWWSFLLLVTVGKTVRYLVLAAATLGTRAAIGI
- a CDS encoding DUF305 domain-containing protein, whose translation is MKEPEHSNQHESTSRRHYLMFAVNMVVSLVVMYFVMFSMIDGWRDFRNNLNMLYMALTMVAPMGIIMLATMGGMYKKKGLNVALYLGLAALFVAAFAGTRTQALIDDHQFIASMIPHHSGAILMCREARITDAELVDLCNRISEGQRREIEQMDSIRVRLDSSG
- a CDS encoding TolC family protein, with product MIRSRMKLAATVAVPLILGGCVSATDYAAKNAGFSSVEAKTAGAIGKQTVWVQNQQQARIVSDRVKTLMAKKTLDVETAVQVALLNNKGLQAAYADLGDSSAEAWQSTMLVNPTVAIGFNGIGAPGIEAFRSVEGVIASNILALATRERNVAIADTRFRQAQLNAALRTLQLAADTRRAWINAVAAWETVGQLNQAQAAADAASELAQKLGESGAMTKGSQAREHVFYAELAGQTAKARLEARLAKEELTRLMGLWGSGINYQVPNRLPQLPTGIMKRDLIEAEALQRRVDLQVAKLDLEATAKSYNLTEATRYVTDLELLTGFETEREKEDGDVETETTGIAELEFVIPIFDSGKARMRKAELAYMRSANLLAEKAVNVRSEARSAYQAYRANYDIARHYRNSVVPLRTKIEEESLLTYNAMITNTFELLADSRDKVNSILLAVNAKRDFWLAEANLAPAIYGGGAGAASGETEVAAAAESGGGH
- a CDS encoding multicopper oxidase family protein yields the protein MFNRRQILGAGAALVSSAAWAKTSNTGLPEAAVMETAETQPPLKPTYGPDYNPVVTLNGWTLPHRMNNGVKEFHLVAEPVEREMAEGMTAYLWGYNGQSPGPTIEAVEGDRVRIFVTNKLPEHTTIHWHGMILPSGMDGVGGLTQPHIPVGKTFVYEFDLVKSGTFMYHPHSDEMVQMAMGMMGMFIIHPKDPKFMPVDRDFVFLLNAYDIDPGSYVPKIMEMTDFNMWCWNSRVFPDISPLVVSKNDRVRVRVGNLTMTNHPIHMHGYDFEVTCTDGGWVRPEARWPEVSIDIPVGAMRAYEFDAKYVGDWAIHCHKSHHTMNAMGHDIPTFIGVDKKTVAEKIKKLRPEYMPMGTKGMADMGEMEMEIPENTVPMMTGWGPHGPIEMGGMFSVVKVREGISAGDYADPGWYENPPGTQAWEWTGELPDATKAKDAKTQITPKHGNHG
- a CDS encoding cytochrome c, yielding MRVNVNVTRMAALMLSIAAFVMVISDATAQSVPPNVARRQHDMKAMADAAKSINAMFKGTSPYDSKLFKAAAETIRSQSGTALSTLFEGSVTAAGSKASSNIEIERQEFDKLALDLGAYAAALSGAADRNPDTLGPGMRMHSGDAVIGGGPLAKRVDATRDATSMAAEHAFHLMLQTCTSCHAKFRVESK
- the cueR gene encoding Cu(I)-responsive transcriptional regulator, producing the protein MNIGQASRTSGVSSKMIRYYEQIGLIKPALRTASSYRTYGDNDIHTLRFVRRARDLGFSVEQIKELLALWRDRARASSDVKAVALEHVAELERKIAAIQEMTKTLKHLASHCHGDDRPACPIIDEIANGAEIDRIDAVSARFGVASLK